One window of Erwinia aphidicola genomic DNA carries:
- a CDS encoding bestrophin family protein, protein MIVRPHQHWFPRLFSWHGAVLQKILFRLSLNLMMAIFAVICFQWYETLGVKLTTAPFSLLGVAIAIFLGFRNSASYARFVEARTLWGSLLITQRSLLRQAKGALRSDPAAVSEFSALLKAFSWSLKHQLRSTDASDDIRRLAPEKWREEVLASPFRTGRLLLCMGAWLADQREKGLISDLLYNGMDNNLNELSHILGGCERISTTPIPFAYSLIVHRTVYLFCTLLPFALVADLHYMTPLVSVFISYTFLSLESLAEELEDPFGTSANDLPLNAICNHIERTLCEMDNQHPLPEKLLPDARYNLM, encoded by the coding sequence TTCCGCGCCTGTTCTCATGGCACGGCGCGGTGCTGCAAAAAATTCTGTTTCGCCTGAGCCTCAATCTGATGATGGCGATATTCGCGGTGATCTGCTTTCAGTGGTATGAAACGCTGGGGGTGAAGCTGACCACCGCGCCGTTCAGCCTGCTGGGCGTGGCGATTGCTATCTTTCTTGGCTTTCGCAACAGCGCCAGCTATGCGCGCTTTGTTGAAGCGCGAACCCTCTGGGGGTCGCTGCTGATTACCCAGCGTTCGCTGCTGCGCCAGGCGAAAGGCGCGCTGCGCAGCGACCCGGCGGCAGTGAGCGAATTCAGCGCGCTGCTGAAGGCCTTTAGCTGGAGCCTGAAGCATCAGCTGCGCAGCACCGATGCCAGCGATGATATCCGCCGCCTGGCCCCGGAAAAGTGGCGGGAAGAGGTGCTGGCCAGCCCGTTCAGGACCGGCCGCCTGCTGTTGTGCATGGGCGCGTGGCTGGCGGATCAGCGCGAAAAAGGGCTGATTAGCGACCTGCTGTATAACGGCATGGATAATAATCTGAATGAGCTGTCGCATATTCTGGGCGGCTGCGAGCGCATCAGCACCACGCCGATCCCGTTTGCCTACAGCCTGATTGTGCATCGCACGGTGTACCTGTTCTGCACCCTACTGCCGTTCGCGCTGGTGGCAGACCTGCACTATATGACGCCGCTGGTCTCGGTGTTTATCTCTTATACCTTTTTGTCGCTGGAATCGCTGGCGGAAGAGCTGGAAGACCCCTTTGGCACCTCCGCTAACGACCTGCCGCTGAATGCCATCTGTAACCACATCGAACGCACCCTGTGCGAGATGGATAATCAGCACCCGCTGCCGGAGAAGCTGCTGCCGGACGCGCGTTATAATTTGATGTGA
- a CDS encoding sensor domain-containing diguanylate cyclase: MSDEALYQQIHNLKKHNARLKRIAHDARHKLNAALDGTGLCLWQLDIPSGKLVIFNRRWGSMLGFQPKELSAQFAVWREHLHPEDAQEVLKAFYDHIEGRAPYYEALHRMIAKNGKITWVLDRGRVSEWDEQGNALKVTGTHIDMTKEKQYEAQLSALAHHDPLTGLTNRHALQHLFSQMKKQGPLCLAYIDLDNFKHVNDTLGHRSGDEVLIQLSQRMRDAVPPAVVISRIGGDEFVLLLPYLIGYPKVRIAAQAVLDAALTPFELDNGLAQIGASVGIAEVKESDGFGAALMRADEAMYNVKRNGKQGFGLAAIE; encoded by the coding sequence ATGTCTGACGAAGCGCTCTACCAGCAAATCCACAACCTGAAAAAACATAATGCGCGCCTGAAGCGTATTGCTCATGACGCCCGCCATAAGCTGAATGCGGCGCTGGATGGTACCGGCCTCTGTCTGTGGCAGCTGGATATTCCCAGCGGCAAGCTGGTGATCTTCAACCGTCGCTGGGGGTCGATGCTCGGCTTCCAGCCGAAGGAGCTGAGTGCGCAATTTGCCGTGTGGCGCGAACATCTGCACCCGGAGGATGCGCAGGAGGTGCTGAAGGCGTTTTATGACCATATCGAGGGGCGCGCACCCTACTATGAGGCGCTGCACCGGATGATCGCCAAGAACGGTAAGATCACCTGGGTGCTGGACCGAGGGCGCGTCAGCGAATGGGACGAGCAGGGTAACGCGCTGAAGGTGACCGGCACTCATATTGATATGACTAAAGAGAAGCAGTACGAAGCCCAGCTCTCGGCGCTGGCGCATCACGATCCGCTAACCGGTCTCACCAATCGCCACGCGCTGCAACACCTTTTCAGCCAGATGAAAAAGCAGGGTCCGCTGTGCCTGGCTTACATCGACCTCGACAACTTTAAGCACGTTAATGACACGCTTGGCCATCGCAGCGGTGATGAGGTGCTGATCCAGCTCAGCCAGCGTATGCGTGACGCGGTGCCGCCCGCCGTGGTGATTAGCCGGATCGGCGGCGATGAGTTTGTGCTGCTGCTGCCTTACCTGATCGGTTATCCCAAAGTACGCATTGCGGCGCAGGCCGTGCTGGATGCGGCGCTGACGCCGTTCGAGCTCGATAACGGCCTGGCGCAGATTGGCGCATCGGTCGGTATTGCTGAGGTGAAGGAATCTGATGGTTTTGGCGCGGCGCTGATGCGCGCCGATGAAGCGATGTACAACGTAAAGCGTAATGGCAAGCAGGGCTTTGGTTTGGCTGCAATAGAGTGA
- the fabV gene encoding enoyl-ACP reductase FabV, which yields MIIKPRIRGFICITAHPAGCKANVKKQIEYVTQQGEIASGPKKVLVIGASTGYGLAARISAAFGCGADTLGVFFERAGEENKTATAGWYNSAAFEEFAEEKGLYAKSINGDAYSDAVKQKTIEMIKQDLGQVDLVVYSLAAPRRTHPTTGEVFNSTLKPIGKPLVTRGLNTDKETITDVSLEPASQEEIEGTVAVMGGEDWQMWIDALMEAGVLADGAKTTAFTYLGEQITHDIYWNGSIGEAKKDLDKRVLSIRDKLAAHGNGDARVSVLKAVVTQASSAIPVMPLYLSLLFKVMKEKGTHEGCIEQVYGLFKDSLYSASPILDDTGRLRADYKELQPEVQDEVSALWPTVTDENLNQLTDFVGYKTEFMHLFGFGLDGVDYEADVNPDVKIKNLVQM from the coding sequence ATGATTATTAAACCACGCATCCGTGGCTTCATCTGTATTACTGCCCATCCGGCGGGTTGCAAAGCTAACGTCAAAAAACAGATCGAATACGTCACCCAACAGGGCGAGATCGCTTCCGGCCCGAAAAAAGTTCTGGTGATTGGCGCCTCGACGGGTTACGGCCTGGCGGCGCGTATCTCTGCGGCGTTTGGCTGCGGTGCAGATACGCTGGGCGTGTTCTTTGAACGTGCCGGCGAAGAGAATAAAACCGCCACCGCAGGCTGGTACAACTCTGCGGCGTTCGAAGAGTTTGCCGAGGAGAAAGGCCTGTATGCCAAAAGCATCAACGGTGACGCCTACTCCGACGCGGTGAAACAGAAAACCATTGAGATGATTAAGCAGGATCTGGGTCAGGTTGACCTGGTGGTTTACAGCCTGGCCGCGCCACGCCGTACCCACCCAACCACCGGTGAAGTGTTTAACTCTACCCTGAAGCCAATCGGCAAGCCGTTGGTGACCCGTGGGCTGAACACCGATAAAGAAACCATCACCGACGTCTCCCTGGAACCGGCTTCTCAGGAAGAGATCGAAGGCACCGTCGCGGTTATGGGTGGTGAAGACTGGCAGATGTGGATCGACGCGCTGATGGAAGCGGGTGTGCTGGCCGACGGCGCTAAAACTACTGCCTTCACCTATCTGGGCGAGCAGATCACCCATGATATCTACTGGAACGGCTCAATTGGTGAAGCGAAGAAAGATCTCGATAAACGCGTTCTTTCCATTCGCGACAAGCTGGCCGCGCACGGTAACGGCGACGCACGCGTTTCCGTACTGAAAGCGGTAGTGACCCAGGCCAGTTCGGCTATCCCGGTAATGCCGCTTTATCTTTCACTGCTGTTCAAAGTGATGAAAGAGAAAGGCACCCACGAAGGCTGCATCGAGCAGGTCTACGGTCTGTTTAAAGACAGCCTGTACAGTGCTTCGCCGATCCTCGATGACACCGGCCGCCTGCGTGCCGATTACAAAGAGCTGCAGCCTGAAGTTCAGGACGAGGTTTCCGCACTGTGGCCGACCGTCACTGACGAAAACCTGAACCAGCTGACTGACTTCGTCGGTTATAAAACCGAGTTCATGCACCTGTTCGGCTTTGGTCTGGACGGCGTGGACTACGAAGCGGATGTTAATCCGGACGTGAAAATTAAGAACCTGGTGCAGATGTAA
- a CDS encoding D-serine ammonia-lyase, translating to MDAEQVRQNFPLVNQLCALQPVTWFNPKATTLAQGYAHVGLTREQVVDASARLARFAPYLMQVFPETRASNGIIESEICPLTRLQPVLDARYQHALPGSLWLKKDSHLPVSGSIKARGGIYEVLAHAEKLAINAGLLKETDNYACLASAPLRQFFSQRRIAVGSTGNLGLSIGIMSASLGFDVTVHMSADARAWKKQKLREHGVKVVEYQQDYGVAVAEGRRQAESDPHCFFIDDENSHNLFLGYAVAGERLKQQFAAENIRVDAQHPLLVYLPCGVGGGPGGVAFGLKLAFGDSVHCIFAEPTHSPCMLLGVHTGLHDEIAVQDLGIDNLTAADGLAVGRASGFVGRAMERLLSAFYTLSDEEMYALLGLLYQHEQLALEPSALAGMAGPWRISAQPEKLAQQGISAAALAGATHLVWATGGGMVPPAEMAQYQASALKALNP from the coding sequence ATGGATGCAGAACAGGTCAGGCAGAATTTTCCACTGGTTAATCAGCTGTGTGCCTTACAACCGGTTACCTGGTTCAACCCTAAAGCCACGACGCTGGCACAGGGCTATGCGCACGTCGGCCTGACGCGTGAGCAGGTGGTGGACGCCAGCGCCCGGCTGGCGCGTTTTGCCCCTTACCTGATGCAGGTATTCCCGGAAACGCGCGCCAGCAACGGCATCATTGAGTCGGAAATTTGCCCGCTGACCCGCTTACAACCGGTGCTTGATGCACGCTATCAGCACGCGCTGCCCGGCAGTTTGTGGTTAAAGAAAGATAGCCACCTGCCGGTCTCGGGCTCGATTAAGGCCCGCGGCGGCATCTATGAAGTGCTGGCGCATGCGGAAAAGCTGGCAATCAATGCCGGGCTGCTGAAGGAGACGGATAACTATGCCTGCCTTGCCTCCGCGCCGCTGCGCCAGTTTTTCAGCCAGCGGCGTATTGCCGTCGGCTCGACCGGAAATCTTGGCCTGTCGATCGGGATTATGAGTGCCAGCCTCGGTTTTGATGTCACGGTCCACATGTCGGCGGATGCGCGCGCGTGGAAAAAGCAGAAGCTGCGCGAGCACGGCGTAAAGGTGGTGGAGTATCAGCAGGATTACGGCGTGGCGGTGGCGGAAGGGCGCCGTCAGGCCGAGTCCGACCCGCACTGTTTCTTTATCGACGACGAGAATTCGCACAACCTGTTTCTTGGCTATGCGGTGGCCGGGGAGCGGCTGAAGCAGCAGTTTGCTGCGGAAAATATCCGGGTTGATGCACAGCATCCGCTGCTGGTCTATCTGCCGTGCGGCGTCGGCGGTGGCCCCGGCGGCGTGGCGTTTGGCCTTAAGCTGGCCTTTGGCGACAGCGTTCACTGCATCTTTGCCGAGCCGACGCACTCTCCGTGCATGCTGCTGGGCGTACACACCGGCCTGCATGATGAGATCGCGGTACAGGATCTGGGAATCGACAACCTTACCGCAGCGGACGGTCTGGCGGTCGGGCGCGCCTCCGGTTTTGTCGGCCGCGCAATGGAGCGATTGCTGAGCGCCTTTTATACTCTCAGTGATGAAGAAATGTACGCGCTGCTCGGGCTGCTGTATCAGCATGAACAGCTGGCGCTGGAACCGTCGGCGCTGGCGGGAATGGCAGGGCCGTGGCGTATCAGCGCGCAGCCTGAAAAGCTGGCTCAGCAGGGCATCAGTGCAGCGGCGCTGGCCGGTGCGACGCACTTAGTCTGGGCGACCGGCGGCGGCATGGTGCCGCCTGCGGAGATGGCGCAGTATCAGGCCAGTGCACTAAAAGCGCTTAATCCGTAA
- a CDS encoding Glu/Leu/Phe/Val family dehydrogenase yields the protein MEKLSYVSEGSKTAWSTYLQQIDRVAPYLGDLSRWVDTLRHPKRALIVDIPLQMDDGSIRHFEGFRVQHNLSRGPGKGGIRYHPNVDLNEVMALSAWMTIKCAAVNLPYGGAKGGIRVDPFALSEGELERLTRRYTSEIGLIIGPQKDIPAPDVGTNAKVMAWMMDTYSMNHGTTITGVVTGKPIHLGGSLGREKATGRGVFITGREVARRSGIEIEGARVAVQGFGNVGSEAARLFNDAGARVVAIQDHSATLFNAAGIDLVALSEWQAANKKIAGFSGADVISDEAFWDVEMEILIPAALEGQITRQRAEKLHCRIVLEGANGPTFPEADDVLASRGITVVPDVVCNAGGVTVSYFEWVQDMASFFWSEDEINERMDKLMTEAMVHVWDKAREKTCSLRTAAYIVACERILMARKDRGIYPG from the coding sequence ATGGAAAAGCTCTCTTACGTTTCTGAAGGCAGCAAGACGGCCTGGTCAACCTATCTGCAGCAGATCGATCGCGTCGCGCCGTATCTCGGCGACCTGTCGCGCTGGGTGGATACCCTGCGTCATCCGAAACGTGCACTGATTGTAGACATTCCGCTGCAAATGGACGACGGCAGCATCCGCCACTTCGAAGGCTTCCGCGTGCAGCACAACCTGTCGCGCGGCCCGGGTAAAGGCGGTATTCGTTACCATCCTAATGTGGATCTTAATGAAGTCATGGCGCTTTCTGCGTGGATGACGATCAAATGTGCGGCGGTTAACCTGCCGTATGGCGGCGCCAAGGGCGGGATCCGCGTTGACCCCTTTGCGCTGTCGGAAGGCGAGCTCGAGCGCCTGACGCGCCGCTACACCAGCGAAATTGGCCTGATCATCGGCCCGCAAAAAGATATTCCTGCGCCGGACGTTGGCACCAACGCCAAAGTGATGGCGTGGATGATGGACACCTATTCAATGAATCACGGCACCACCATCACGGGCGTGGTGACCGGTAAGCCTATCCACCTTGGTGGTTCACTGGGGCGCGAAAAAGCCACCGGGCGCGGCGTATTTATTACCGGCCGTGAAGTGGCACGCCGCAGCGGCATTGAAATTGAAGGTGCGCGAGTTGCCGTGCAGGGCTTTGGTAACGTCGGTAGCGAAGCAGCGCGCCTGTTTAACGATGCCGGGGCGCGCGTGGTAGCGATTCAGGACCACAGCGCCACGCTGTTCAACGCGGCAGGCATCGACCTGGTCGCGCTGAGCGAGTGGCAGGCAGCCAATAAAAAGATTGCCGGATTCAGCGGCGCAGACGTTATCAGCGATGAGGCATTCTGGGACGTGGAAATGGAGATTCTGATCCCTGCCGCGCTGGAAGGTCAGATCACCCGTCAGCGCGCGGAAAAACTGCACTGCCGCATCGTGCTGGAAGGCGCAAACGGCCCAACCTTCCCGGAAGCCGATGACGTGCTGGCCTCACGCGGTATTACCGTCGTGCCGGACGTCGTGTGTAACGCCGGGGGCGTAACCGTCAGCTACTTTGAGTGGGTGCAGGATATGGCCAGCTTCTTCTGGAGCGAGGACGAAATTAATGAGCGCATGGATAAGCTTATGACCGAAGCGATGGTCCACGTCTGGGATAAAGCGCGTGAGAAGACGTGCAGCCTGCGCACCGCCGCCTATATCGTGGCGTGCGAGCGCATCCTGATGGCACGTAAGGATCGCGGGATCTATCCGGGTTAA
- a CDS encoding DUF441 domain-containing protein, translated as MFDLTLAILLFLAALSYFSHNLTVTIALLVLVAIRMTPLQQTFPWIEKQGVTVGIIILTIGVMAPIASGSLPSTTLMHSFLNWKSLLAIAVGIFVSWVGGRGVQLMSSQPTVVGGLLIGTIIGVSLFRGVPVGPLIAAGLVSLMIGKS; from the coding sequence ATGTTCGATTTGACCCTCGCTATTCTGCTGTTCCTTGCCGCCCTGAGCTACTTCAGCCACAACCTCACCGTCACCATTGCGCTGCTGGTGCTGGTTGCCATTCGCATGACGCCGCTGCAGCAAACCTTCCCGTGGATTGAGAAGCAGGGCGTCACGGTGGGGATCATCATCCTGACCATTGGCGTGATGGCGCCGATTGCCAGCGGTTCGCTGCCATCCACCACGCTGATGCACTCGTTCCTGAACTGGAAATCGCTGCTGGCAATCGCGGTGGGCATTTTTGTTTCCTGGGTTGGCGGGCGCGGCGTGCAGCTGATGAGCAGCCAGCCTACCGTCGTTGGTGGGCTGCTGATCGGCACCATTATCGGCGTCTCGCTGTTTCGCGGCGTGCCGGTCGGGCCGCTGATTGCCGCCGGGCTGGTGTCGCTGATGATCGGGAAATCCTGA
- the hpxO gene encoding FAD-dependent urate hydroxylase HpxO, whose protein sequence is MKAIIIGAGIGGMCAAIALRRGGIECEVFEAVKEIKPVGAAISVWPNGVKCLNYLGMREALRAIGGPMQMMAYKDGYSAETLTRFSLDPLVKDSGERPYPVARAELQAMLLDTWGRDSVQFGKRVVSVEEKSDGVTAYFDDGSEAHGDLLIACDGTHSAIRQHVLGYATERRYAGYVNWNGLVEIDESLAPGDQWTTFVGEGKRVSLMPVAGNRFYFFFDVPLPKGLAQDRSTLRGDLKGYFSGWAAPVQQLIERLNPETTNRVEIHDIEPFAQLVKGRVALLGDAAHSTTPDIGQGGCAAMEDAVVLAMMLHSNSLGIEDALLRYQDKRAGRVKDLVLKARKRCDVTHAKEPAVTAEWYAGLREETGERILNGMCETIQGGPLA, encoded by the coding sequence ATGAAAGCAATTATCATAGGTGCCGGTATTGGCGGTATGTGTGCGGCGATTGCGCTGCGGCGCGGCGGCATTGAGTGCGAGGTGTTCGAGGCGGTGAAAGAGATCAAACCGGTAGGTGCGGCGATCTCAGTGTGGCCAAACGGAGTGAAATGCCTCAACTATCTGGGGATGAGAGAAGCCCTGCGCGCCATTGGCGGTCCGATGCAGATGATGGCCTACAAAGACGGGTACAGCGCGGAAACGCTGACCCGCTTCAGCCTTGACCCGCTGGTTAAGGATTCCGGCGAGCGCCCGTATCCGGTAGCGCGTGCCGAGCTTCAGGCGATGCTGTTGGATACCTGGGGGCGCGACTCTGTACAGTTCGGCAAACGGGTGGTCAGCGTGGAAGAAAAAAGTGACGGTGTCACTGCTTACTTCGACGATGGTTCAGAAGCACACGGCGACCTGCTGATCGCCTGCGACGGCACCCACTCGGCGATCCGCCAGCACGTGCTGGGTTATGCCACCGAGCGCCGTTACGCGGGCTATGTAAACTGGAACGGCCTGGTGGAGATTGATGAATCACTGGCTCCGGGCGACCAGTGGACCACCTTTGTCGGTGAAGGCAAACGCGTTTCGCTGATGCCGGTAGCGGGCAACCGCTTCTATTTCTTCTTCGACGTGCCGCTGCCAAAAGGGCTGGCGCAAGACCGCAGCACCCTGCGCGGCGATCTGAAGGGGTATTTCTCCGGCTGGGCTGCGCCGGTGCAGCAGCTGATCGAACGGCTGAACCCGGAAACCACTAACCGCGTGGAGATCCACGATATCGAACCTTTTGCGCAGCTGGTTAAAGGCCGGGTAGCGCTGCTGGGCGATGCGGCACACAGCACCACGCCGGATATCGGCCAGGGCGGCTGTGCGGCGATGGAGGATGCGGTGGTGCTGGCGATGATGCTGCACAGCAATTCGCTGGGCATTGAAGATGCGCTGCTGCGCTATCAGGACAAGCGCGCCGGGCGGGTAAAGGACCTGGTGCTGAAGGCGCGTAAGCGCTGTGATGTTACCCACGCCAAAGAGCCAGCGGTGACCGCAGAGTGGTACGCGGGGCTGCGCGAGGAGACTGGCGAGCGCATCCTGAACGGCATGTGCGAAACCATCCAGGGCGGTCCGCTGGCATAG
- the dcp gene encoding peptidyl-dipeptidase Dcp, protein MRIAPLVWAISMAVTASVQAAESQKEHQQMQRQQDNPFSKASTLPFQAPPFDKIHSADYRPALEAAIAEKRAEIARIADNPAAPTFENTYLALEQSGQSLARVYNVFSAMTSGNTSDELQALDEEMSPKLAALDDDIHLNGKLFARLDAVYQQRQQLKLDAESLRLTEVTWQAFELAGAQLSDADKTQLKALNQESATLSTRFTNRLLAATKAGGVLFSSEQPLAGLSAGEIAAAADAAQARGLSNQWLLTLQNTTQQPDLQTLSARATREILYQASWTRAEKGDANDTRELIARLAQVRAQQAKLLGFDSYAAWKLQDQMAKTPQAALDFMRQIVPAATARAGREAADIQAVIDQQQGGFTLAPWDWLFYAEQVRRAKYDLDEAQIKPYFELNNVLENGVFYAATQLYGITFKPRPDLPVYHPDVKVYEVLDKDGTPLALFYADWFKRDNKGGGAWMGNFVEQSTLLGSKPVIYNVANFSKPSPGQPALLSWDDVITMFHEFGHALHGMFADQRYASLSGTETPRDFVEFPSQFNEHWASNQQVFSHFARHYQSGEPMPAALRDKMLRASTFNKGYDMSELLAAALLDQHWHGLHADQPVQKTDEFEQHALSEEKINLAAVPPRYRSSYFQHIWGNGYAAGYYAYLWTEMLADDGFAWFEEHGGLTRENGQRFRDKVLSRGNSEDLKQLYHDWRGRDPEIEPMLRNRGLQE, encoded by the coding sequence ATGAGGATTGCACCGTTAGTCTGGGCCATCAGTATGGCAGTCACCGCCAGCGTGCAGGCGGCAGAATCGCAAAAGGAACATCAGCAGATGCAGAGACAGCAAGATAACCCGTTCAGCAAGGCCAGTACATTGCCGTTCCAGGCACCGCCCTTCGACAAGATCCACAGTGCCGATTATCGCCCGGCACTGGAAGCGGCGATAGCGGAAAAGCGCGCCGAAATCGCCCGCATCGCCGACAACCCGGCCGCACCGACCTTTGAAAATACTTACCTGGCGCTGGAGCAGAGCGGTCAGAGCCTGGCACGCGTGTATAACGTTTTCAGCGCGATGACCTCCGGCAATACCAGTGATGAACTGCAGGCGCTTGATGAGGAGATGTCGCCAAAACTGGCGGCGCTCGACGACGATATTCACCTCAACGGCAAGCTGTTCGCCAGGCTGGACGCGGTGTATCAGCAGCGCCAGCAGCTGAAGCTGGATGCGGAGTCGCTGCGGCTGACAGAGGTCACCTGGCAGGCGTTTGAACTGGCTGGAGCGCAGCTTTCCGACGCGGATAAAACTCAGCTCAAAGCGCTGAATCAGGAGTCTGCCACGCTCAGCACCCGCTTCACCAACCGCCTGCTGGCCGCCACCAAAGCGGGCGGCGTCCTGTTCAGCAGCGAGCAGCCGCTGGCCGGGCTGAGCGCCGGAGAAATTGCCGCAGCGGCCGATGCGGCCCAGGCGCGCGGGCTGAGCAACCAGTGGCTCCTGACCCTGCAAAACACCACCCAGCAGCCGGACCTGCAAACCCTGAGCGCGCGCGCGACGCGTGAAATACTGTATCAGGCCAGCTGGACGCGCGCCGAAAAAGGCGACGCCAACGACACGCGCGAGCTGATTGCCCGGCTGGCGCAGGTGCGGGCGCAGCAGGCCAAACTGCTGGGCTTCGACAGCTATGCCGCCTGGAAGCTGCAGGATCAGATGGCGAAAACCCCGCAGGCCGCGCTCGATTTTATGCGCCAGATTGTCCCGGCAGCCACCGCGCGCGCCGGGCGTGAAGCGGCAGATATCCAGGCGGTCATCGACCAGCAGCAGGGCGGTTTTACCCTGGCGCCGTGGGACTGGCTGTTCTACGCCGAGCAGGTGCGCCGCGCCAAATATGACCTCGACGAGGCGCAGATCAAACCTTACTTCGAGCTGAACAACGTGCTGGAGAACGGCGTGTTCTATGCCGCGACTCAGCTGTACGGCATTACCTTTAAGCCACGCCCCGATCTGCCGGTCTATCACCCGGATGTCAAAGTGTATGAAGTGCTGGATAAAGACGGCACGCCGCTGGCGCTGTTTTACGCCGACTGGTTCAAGCGTGATAACAAAGGCGGCGGCGCGTGGATGGGCAACTTTGTCGAGCAGTCGACGCTGCTGGGCAGTAAGCCGGTGATTTACAACGTGGCGAACTTCAGCAAGCCGTCGCCCGGCCAGCCTGCGCTGCTGTCGTGGGATGATGTGATTACCATGTTCCACGAGTTTGGTCATGCGCTGCACGGCATGTTCGCCGACCAGCGCTACGCCAGCCTGTCCGGCACCGAGACGCCGCGTGATTTTGTTGAGTTCCCGTCGCAGTTTAACGAGCACTGGGCCAGCAACCAGCAGGTGTTCAGCCACTTCGCCCGCCACTACCAGAGCGGGGAGCCGATGCCAGCGGCGCTGCGCGATAAGATGCTGCGTGCCAGCACCTTCAACAAAGGCTATGACATGAGCGAGCTGCTGGCCGCCGCGCTGCTCGATCAGCACTGGCACGGGCTGCATGCCGACCAGCCAGTGCAGAAAACCGATGAGTTTGAACAGCACGCGCTGAGCGAGGAGAAAATCAACCTGGCCGCCGTGCCGCCGCGCTATCGCTCCAGCTACTTCCAGCATATCTGGGGTAACGGCTACGCCGCCGGTTATTACGCCTATCTGTGGACCGAAATGCTGGCGGATGATGGCTTTGCGTGGTTTGAAGAGCACGGCGGCCTGACGCGGGAAAATGGTCAGCGCTTCCGTGACAAAGTGCTGTCACGCGGCAACAGCGAAGATCTGAAGCAGCTCTACCACGACTGGCGCGGGCGTGACCCGGAGATCGAACCGATGCTGCGCAACCGGGGTTTGCAAGAATAA
- the xdhC gene encoding xanthine dehydrogenase accessory protein XdhC, whose translation MRSDDWITILANLRARAEACVLLTVLDDKGSVPRDRGSKMIVSQDNTWLTIGGGHLEFQAIAIAREMLQTPGVQARHEQFNLGARLGQCCGGVTSILFEPLVQPQPQIAVFGAGHVGQALVNLLSTLPCHVFWVDERPQQFTAVPPGVTARCLEDPIDQVKLMPANSYYVVMTHHHPRDLQLCEAILRRGDARYFGVIGSETKRQRFDYRLEGKGFSREQLAGMRCPIGLPDVKGKLPAEIAVAVAGEIIACYQRQQ comes from the coding sequence ATGCGTAGCGATGACTGGATCACTATTCTGGCGAATCTGCGCGCGCGCGCTGAGGCCTGCGTGCTGCTGACGGTGCTCGATGATAAAGGCTCAGTGCCGCGCGATCGCGGCAGCAAGATGATCGTCAGCCAGGATAACACCTGGCTGACCATTGGCGGCGGCCATCTGGAGTTTCAGGCCATCGCTATCGCCCGCGAGATGCTGCAAACCCCGGGTGTACAGGCGCGGCATGAGCAATTCAATCTTGGTGCACGCCTCGGGCAGTGCTGCGGCGGCGTCACCAGCATTCTTTTCGAGCCGCTGGTACAGCCGCAGCCGCAGATCGCCGTGTTTGGCGCCGGGCACGTCGGTCAGGCGCTGGTGAACCTGCTGTCAACGTTACCCTGTCACGTATTTTGGGTTGATGAACGGCCGCAGCAGTTCACGGCGGTGCCGCCAGGGGTGACGGCGCGCTGTCTGGAAGACCCCATCGATCAGGTCAAGCTGATGCCCGCCAACAGCTATTACGTGGTGATGACCCACCATCACCCGCGCGATTTACAGCTGTGTGAAGCGATCCTGCGGCGCGGCGATGCGCGCTATTTTGGTGTGATTGGCTCTGAAACCAAGCGCCAGCGCTTTGATTACCGGCTCGAGGGCAAAGGCTTCAGCCGCGAGCAGCTGGCTGGGATGCGCTGCCCGATAGGGCTACCGGACGTGAAAGGCAAGCTGCCCGCCGAGATTGCCGTGGCGGTGGCGGGGGAGATCATCGCCTGTTATCAGCGCCAGCAATGA